AGGTGCGATCAGAACAGTTTTTTGTACAGTACTAGTAATAATTGATTTTATACTTGTGTCTGACCCTAAAATGTGTTGAGACAACCCTACACTTGACCCTATTTTTGTGGACTGTGGATTTGAGCgatgtttgaaaaaaaaaaaaaattttaagttgaaTTGAGCTATTTCCATAAATGACACTATTTagaatttacaattttttaaaactttttattttatatttaaaatacgCATATGAAAAATCTTCATAGTACTGTGGCCATATTTTGCATGAAATGCATTTAACATGTCAATATTGTAGTTaatatttcatgattttggCATGAACATAGTTGTattagtacaaaaaaaaaaaccaattcaatCAAGGCTAAAATTgctataaaaaaacaaatataaaattgatggGTTTTCAAAGTAGTATTCAACAAGTTGCACCATTGGGCTATTGGAAGAAACTAATAACTTTTCATTAAACTTCTTACTTTAGATTATCACCTTAACTCAAAAATGTGTTGAGCTGGCCCTGCTATTCGGATAAATACTTCAATGATATATGAGATCTAAAACATGATGCTATGTCTTCTATTTAGGTTTTTGTTTCTACAAATTGGATGTTTATTAAGTGGGAAGTCGATTATGAGGAGTCCATTGTATAGGCAAGGGTTAAATGGCAAGCACGGCCTCCTCATGCACTTTGCCAGTGATACTTCTACAAGAAAAAACTCTTAGGAATAGattgcataaaaaaatatttatttggcAAAAACTCTAAAGAATAGATTGCATAATGACCTATAAACAATCACAAAGAAGACTTTGCTAAAGGAAAAGTGAAAACCCTAGATGTATCACGGTCGCTAATATCAAGTGGTAGAACTTAGTTGTTCATCACAAACCTCAAGAGAAGAATTGCCATTTTTTCAATAGtcggggaaaaaaaattcctaaaatttcaATAGAGGTTAatgtaatttaacaaaaaataaataaaaaatacaatggtATATGATTGATGCAAGAGGCCGTGGAAAgacatttatttttactttatttatctTTAAGTTACAAAGCAACtttgtaatttaataattttctagAATGAGTTGTGCTAATAGTCCattgggttttattttagtttaattatttagttGGGCTCAGTAATGAAAGCCCAATGAGTCATAGTCTTCTATTTAAAAAGTTGTAATGCTTTCTATGGATgaagaagaataataataaagtcttcaatttttgaagaaacttGTTTGTATGATGCAAACTTCTAGGagtctctttttattattttacatttttactaTTCAAGAGTTATTGTTCACAACACAAGAACAACGGCCtaaatatgatttttctcattcttttcatCCCCAAACCCTACTAATTTTTGTCTCCTTtggaaatgaaatgaaagtaaaCCTTCACCCTAATTATTATCATTGCTACCTCAGATAAAGAAATGAAAGTAAATTCAAAGTCAAAGAGTTTATTCAAGATCAATGATACGCTTCAAGAAACCAAGATTCTTCATACTTCAACACTTCAAAATTCGAGGAAGAGTTTTGACCAACCAGAGGAAATGATATAGGAGgcaatgttaattttattttatttatctttagATTTTAGGGGCAACtttgtaatttaataattttttgaaatggaCTTTGCTAATAGTCTATTAGgtcttattttagttttattttagttaGTTATTTAGTTGGGCTTAGTAATAAAGCCTAAGGAGTCCAAACCTTCTTCAAGATATCTTAGTTCTACTCGGAATAGCTAAGTCTTCGATTTAAAGAGTTGTAATAGTTTCTattgaaaaagaataataataataaagttttcaaattttgaagaagCTTTGAAGCTTGTTTGTGTGATGCAAACTTTATGATGGAGCTTGTTTGTACAGGAACAGCTGCCCAAATCTAATTTTTCACCTTTATTTCATCCCCAAACCCTACTAATCCTTGTCCCTTTGGAAACTCTATAATCCCTATTATTTTCCAACATTTCCTCCAAACACTAACCCAAATTCCTCAAAATTGAAGCTATACCAGATTTTACCCCAAGAGTTCTAAATCTGATTTTGTTTGTTCCCCCTGGTCCTACGTCAATGATTATCAATTTAGTAGCTGTACAATAGCACATCTTAAAACCTACGTGACAATCAATCAATTGAATGCATCATTTATCATATGTATAAGAGTAGGATCATTCGAGACGCATAACATAAGTATGAATTAAATGTCTTCATTTTAATTGGTATGCAAATTTTATTTGTAGCAGCTACACATATATCACATTCTTTCAGAAGCACAGGACCTATAGGAAAGAAATGGTACAAGGCATGTCAAGAATTATGTAATAcctaaaaggaagaagaaaagatttCCTAGTTCAATTTCACTCTGTTGCAATTCTTGATTGTGTATTATTCTTCTCATTTGTCAGCATTACACCTTTTTACACTTTATATCCCACGCTGTTACAATCCATAAGCCAAAAAGCCAGACAGATACTGTAACTCATCATCAAACACCTAAATATAATTTCTCATGCATAATGGCTTGATCAAAATCTTGCTCAAAACCCGTGGTTTACAATTTGCTGCCTACCTCCATAATTAAGAAGTTTCTGAATTATGTCAGGAACTAAATCGTGAAGGCCCTGGAACATGCTGCGAAATAAGTCGTGCAGTGTCTTTCCACCAAGAAACCTCTATTTCTTTTTCACGAAGCTTGTGTATGGTACATTCTAGAGCAGCTTCTAGCTCTTCTACCCGTTCTTGCTGTCTTGCTTCCAGTAGTTCATGCAGCCTTATCTCGAGTTCTGTGGGTGGAACTCCATATTCCATTTCAGTATCTTCTACCCATTCTTGCTGTCTTGCTTCCAGTAGTTCATGCAGCCCTATCTCGAGTTCTGTGGGTGGAACTCCATATTCCATTTCAGTACCTCCATTTTGAGGGTCAATTACTTCCCCAAAACTCAAACTGCGGCCTCTGACAGAAGCAGTGTCCTGAGCAGTCACTTGTTAGTTTTAGTCTGTGATATTACGAAAGTGTAACAGTAAAATTGGGATAGAAGTATAGAACAACATACCAAAGATTACtccagaagaaaaaataaaaggaggaaGAGGGGGTGTCGCCACAAAGTTGGGGAAGTTggtcaaaatttcaaactttctaACAAAAGTAAGTTTTTGTCTTAAAGTTCTTTCCTATTGATCTTACATGATGTGTTTGAACCGCAATCATCAAAGACATTGATTAACTCAAAAAGTGATATTCTCCTGCAGTGATGAATAGTTTGAATAATCTTTTACTAGTGTACGAGAACAAGGATCACAATATTAGCAGGGAATCATCACCTAAACTCTTAAAATACCTCTATTTTTGCAGGAGGCAActatataaattaaaagacCGAAGAATTGGTTGACAGTTCATGAGGccatcaacatatataaagtCAATGAATTAAAGCTTACAATGAAAATGTCAAGGTGGGAAAGTACAGCTGTTCTACTCAGATGTATGACACAACGTACCAAAACTGAAGGAAGAAATGTACTTGTAAGATACAGGCAAAACATAATAGAAAAAGGAAGACTATGCTACAAGATTTTGGTGATCATCTACAACTGATGTTGAAATAGGTGCAACCAGGTTGATGACCATGCAATAGTTCCGACAACTATGAAAAGGTAAAACCTCTTCTAGTTAATCACTAAGACACTAACCTTGCACTTccataaattcaaaaaaaaaaacacatatccAATAGGTGCATGTGCTTACACATACAAaatacattactttttttttattattggtaagttacacacactCCCAATAAGTTCTAAATTTATGATCTCACTCTCCATATACTCTTAAGGGAGGAAGAAGTGCCATTCGAGCAGAGATAGCTTGATTAAACtgataaaaacataaaaaggaaaattctcaaatcaatactTTGCCCATTTGTGCTCCTCTTTGCTGGTACCAGTCCTGATTTAAGGCCACTCAAGATAACAAAGTTTCTATAATGCAAGCAAATCTCATCGTAATTTATCAATTCACTTAGGGACACACGGGCATCAATTACAgattaaagaaagaaacagaaatgTAATTCCAGGTACCTTTATACTTTGCTGCTGTGGATGTTTCGTCGAATTTTCTCTATCCAAGTGGATCTGCAGAAGTTCTAACTCAGCTACAAGTTCCGCCTCAAGTTCATCCATTCCTTCTACATGTTCCTCTTTTTGATGATGATTACTAATCAAAAGCTGATCATGTACCATAATGCTTTCTGAATCTTGTAAGACATGTGATGTAGTTTGTGACTGAAGTGAAATTCTGCTGTTAGAGTTTGAACCTTCTTGTATATCAGTGGTGGAATAAGCAATTGTGTCATTTGACTCAAATGGCTTACACAGTACATCCTTCCTTTGTAATTCCACTTTGACATTTTGAAGAAGCATTTCCACTTCTTTTCGCAACTCCACCATCTTAGTAAGTTCATTTTTACTCGCTGCAATGAGATATAGCTAACTACACCCGAGTCCCAAGTTGAACGAAGCATCTTCTCTGCACTGTCctgcatatattaaaatatttaaacgATTTAATTCATTCAACAATAAAGAAACAATAACTGTAAGGAGAAAAATCAAACAGGCACACAGTCACCAGGCCTTTATATGAAATCATGCCCTctcaacatgaagaaaccaatgATCAATTAAACTCACATATGGAGAATTATTTCTACAAAAATCGGCTTCACTTATGACATATCTTTTAGTTTGATAATTGATGAACTTAAATGTTCGAATTCAAAATGCAGATTTTGATTGCTATTGTTAGTCTGGTATTACCAAAGGAAGCTCATATGTTTCATTTACCAAACGCTACTCAAACAGGTAATGTCTGAACTCTATACAACGAGAAAGCAAAGATAGTGATGCAATGGCATGGCAGTTCACACATCTTTAGACACCCATGTACTATAGTACAAATGGTCATGAGGCAATCATAATGGCACCATTGCCATTAATCTAGATTTTAATGACACATAAGTAACAAGAACAAGCCGTATAAGCTTTTggtgtttgtttatttaaaaactaggcaattttatttctttaaattgtAATATTTGGAAAAGCCTCCTGGACATGAGAATAAACTGTGTCATTAATCTAGATTTCAGTGACACATACGTAACAACAAGGCAGATAAGCTTTTGGCGgttgtttatttaaaaactaggcaattttatttttctttaaatggtaATATTTGGTAAAACCTCCTAAGCATGAGAATAAACTGCGTAGCCCGAATGGGGGTAAAAAGATCTGGATTACCAATAACTGGTTCTAGTATGTGAAGTCAATTGTGTATCCCTGAGGATTGTTATACTCTACGTCTAGCAACTAATCTTAGGGAAGTTTTCATAcgtcattttaaaaaaataataataatatttgcGAAGCAAATTTGACAACGTGAGAGTTTCAAATATTTGATCATATAACAAAAAGTGAAAGATTAAATTTGAGACTAAGAAAGGCAACCTAAgcataaaaagtattttttttttttttgaaaaacaaaaaacccattttGTTCAAAGAAACATCAAATGAAACAATCacaaattcaataataataaaaacaaaggaaataGAAAGCCTCACTTTCGGAAGAAGAAAGCGACGAACCAGGACGGCCCTGGAGACCATCGACCGAACCCCTTGTGCGCAAAGGCTCATtctccttctcctcctcctcctccggCTTCCTAAGCGGCACCACATTCACAATAGAACTCTCCTTGttccgccgccgccgccacaCCGCCGCCAGCCAGCGAGCAACAATCCGGCCAGGCGACCAGCACTCCATGCCTAAATCTCTAACAAAATATTCGCCGTCATCATCATCAGCGAGTATGTCTGCAATACGAAGATGTTGGTTCTTGAACTTGTTGTTGTCGTTGATATTAATGTTCATATCTTGGGATTTGGATTGGTGTTTTAATTCGTTGGGTGAGAATTGAATGTGAAAACTGAATGAGAGAAACAGTGACAGATGAGAACATAGGACAAATCAAAGTGTTttaaattagagagagagagagggaaaaaatttaattggagGGAAAGAGCGTTTGGTTTGTACTTTGTACTATACCAATATTTCGATATTTATTGTTGTGTTAAttgattattatatttattgtgGCCAAACGTGAATCATGAAAAAGCTGACAAGTATATTTACTTttcaatccaaaaaattaaattcccTTATCTGGTTTTTAATATTACTAGTAATTATTTGAATGAATCAGATAGCAGTGCTGGGTGCTGAGTCTGCTGACCGACAGCATCTTCATTATTGCTGCTTGCTTGTTTCAAAATATTGTACTATTTTGAATTTCCAACACTTTTGAATGGAatatgcttcttctttttttgggcagttttttttttttttttttgtttagtaatgtaatttaaaaaaaaaaatttggtcaaatagATTATAGAATTGTTTCAAACTCTCAGACccttaaagagtttttttttttttttttcttttttgggttatatattgAAAATACCTTTTATTTAGTTGAGATTGAGAAGAAAATTTATGATAGAAAATGATATTTGTCTAAATTTGTTCTCATATTCCTactattacataaaaaataaatttaaaaaaaaaaaaaaaacaggaaaagaaaactaTAACCGTAACATTGTAAACATATGGGAGAAAACAAAAcaccttaaaaataaataaattttaaataaataaataaataatctgaaTTAAGCCATTGTTTCTCCTCCATTTTCTCTACGATTTGGGAGAAAACAAACCACGCTAATTTAATGGGCCGAGTGGCAAACAAGGGCACTATTCAaacttctctatattttttcttcccatttttCATCCTCCAAAATCACCCCAACCAAATGGGTTAGAGCACATCAGTCATTCACTCCAAAAGAAAAGCTTCACATTAGTCGTAATCACTAATGCTAATGCGCATATTTGACATAAAACTCAACTCATGAAGAGTTGTGTACCAAAAAGAGAGTATTTTTCGATATTGGTTTGAAGCTGTGCTATTTGGTCAATAATGTGAACAAAAATGTACTTGCCTTTCgttaattaaatttcaaatgaaatgAGTGAATTTTCTGGAATGttttcattataaaatttaaaaaaaaattaaaaaaaaaattgcttatttAAGtttaaagactttttttttttgggttaatgtTTGATATTTACTGTGGGAGGGTGAAGTCCAAAGATAAAAGATCATCAATTGGGCTCAACTCGAGGAGCAATTGGGCCCAACTATTCATCAGCTTAGGCCCAGCACAGTTAGGATAATCTAGATAGTGAAACCGAGGAAGACAGCTTACCTAAGGAGCCCAAGGAGCATACACTTCTTGTGAGACTTTAAACAAACCACCAAGCCATAGGACTAAAAGCCAAGGAAGGAAGTAGAGACGTGCAAGCAATGAGAGGAGAAAGCTTCCAGATAAGGCACCCATCACCTTCATATTTAATGCACTGTACCAACTCAATTTGTCGCATTAATGGCAAAATGATTACTAAACAGTACCCTCATAGCTTACATCCTACTCTACCACTACCAGCAAAGCAACGATAGGACAAGTATCCAAAGAATGATCAACGATTATCCCAGTGGAAGGTTAGGATGCAATTCTAGTAGCTATATATAGTAAGAAAGATCCTCCTAAAGGGAGGatcagaaaaaagaaatagaaaggaAAGATAGCGGAATTAAAAGTTGTATAACCAAGAAGTGTATAATTCTAAGAACCATTGCTCCTTAGCTAGCCCGAGTAAgaatttgtgtttttctctagATTGTTCTCTTCTCAAATTGTTGTCTTAGACTATTTCCTTTCATTAAATCACCAAGTGAAGCTATTAAGGCTTGAAGGGTTGGCCTTGATAACCCACatctacaaattaattgtattagATCTGCTTTTGAGCCCATTACTCTTTTGATTGGGCTTGATCACTAGTTACACCCCTTACATTTATAATAAATGATTTGAACCATGAATGTCTTCATTAGAAACATTAGAAAGTACCAATTAAACTATAAAGCTCttagctttgttttttttttttttagagagttttaacctatgacgtCTGCTTCTAATGGTAACTATTTATCATCTAACCAAGacattaattagt
This DNA window, taken from Quercus robur chromosome 2, dhQueRobu3.1, whole genome shotgun sequence, encodes the following:
- the LOC126712830 gene encoding protein POLAR-like 1, with protein sequence MVELRKEVEMLLQNVKVELQRKDVLCKPFESNDTIAYSTTDIQEGSNSNSRISLQSQTTSHVLQDSESIMVHDQLLISNHHQKEEHVEGMDELEAELVAELELLQIHLDRENSTKHPQQQSIKDWYQQRGAQMGKDTASVRGRSLSFGEVIDPQNGGTEMEYGVPPTELEIGLHELLEARQQEWVEDTEMEYGVPPTELEIRLHELLEARQQERVEELEAALECTIHKLREKEIEVSWWKDTARLISQHVPGPSRFSS